A window of the Streptomyces finlayi genome harbors these coding sequences:
- a CDS encoding ATP-binding protein: MPPDVPIPASWRIALPHSTAAVPIARALIRTALMDIDASADSYTAELLTAELVANAVEHTDGDLPIELVVELMAAGCQVEVHDRDPSPPGDLSRPTPGSAPDPWQEHGRGLLLIRTLSSACGHRTTEHGKAVWFTLPAMPAQPPPARHARAAE, from the coding sequence GTGCCCCCCGATGTCCCCATTCCCGCGTCATGGCGTATCGCCCTGCCGCATTCCACGGCAGCCGTGCCGATCGCCCGCGCACTCATCCGTACCGCGCTCATGGACATCGACGCCTCCGCGGACAGCTACACCGCCGAACTCCTCACCGCCGAACTGGTCGCCAACGCCGTCGAGCACACGGACGGGGACCTGCCCATCGAACTCGTCGTGGAACTCATGGCGGCCGGGTGCCAGGTCGAGGTCCACGACCGTGACCCCTCGCCGCCCGGCGACCTCTCCCGGCCCACGCCCGGCAGCGCGCCGGACCCCTGGCAGGAACACGGCCGGGGGCTGCTCCTGATCCGCACGCTCAGCTCCGCCTGCGGTCACCGCACGACGGAGCACGGCAAGGCGGTGTGGTTCACGCTGCCCGCGATGCCCGCCCAGCCGCCCCCCGCACGGCACGCC
- a CDS encoding enoyl-CoA hydratase family protein yields MSPFPSSALRTEDWHHLRVTRDDGVATVTFARPEKLNALTFGAYADLRDLLAELSRERSVRALVLSGEGRGFCSGGDVDDIIGATLAMDTAQLLDFNRMTGQVVRALRECPFPVIAAVHGVAAGAGAVLALAADFRIADPTARFAFLFTRVGLSGGDMGAAYLLPRVVGLGHATRLLMLGDPVNAPEAERIGLISELAEEGQAGERAAALARRLADGPALALAQTKALLTAELDMPLAASVEMDAATQALLMNGEDYAEFHAAFAEKRTPKWQGR; encoded by the coding sequence ATGAGCCCTTTTCCCAGTTCCGCCCTCCGTACGGAGGACTGGCACCATCTGCGGGTGACGAGGGACGACGGGGTCGCGACCGTCACCTTCGCCCGGCCCGAGAAGCTCAACGCGCTCACCTTCGGCGCCTATGCCGACCTGCGCGACCTGCTCGCCGAACTGTCACGCGAACGTTCCGTGCGCGCCCTGGTGCTCTCCGGTGAGGGGCGCGGGTTCTGTTCCGGAGGCGACGTCGACGACATCATCGGCGCCACGCTCGCGATGGACACCGCCCAGCTCCTCGATTTCAACCGGATGACCGGCCAGGTCGTACGGGCCCTTCGTGAATGCCCCTTCCCGGTTATCGCCGCCGTACACGGCGTGGCTGCGGGAGCCGGGGCCGTTCTCGCCCTGGCGGCCGATTTCCGCATCGCGGACCCGACGGCCCGCTTCGCCTTCCTCTTCACCCGGGTCGGCCTCTCCGGCGGTGACATGGGCGCCGCCTATCTGCTGCCCCGCGTCGTCGGTCTCGGCCATGCCACCCGGCTCCTCATGCTCGGCGACCCGGTGAACGCCCCCGAAGCGGAACGGATCGGGCTGATCAGCGAACTCGCCGAGGAAGGCCAGGCCGGGGAGCGCGCCGCCGCGCTCGCCCGCAGACTCGCCGACGGACCCGCCCTCGCGCTCGCGCAGACCAAGGCGCTGCTCACCGCCGAACTCGACATGCCCCTCGCGGCCTCCGTCGAAATGGACGCCGCCACCCAGGCGCTCCTGATGAACGGCGAGGACTACGCCGAATTCCACGCGGCCTTCGCCGAGAAGCGCACGCCGAAATGGCAAGGAAGGTAG